A window of Micromonospora sp. WMMC415 genomic DNA:
CGCCGTACGTGGCGGGTGTGGCGGCGCTGCTCTTCGCCCAGCAGCGCAGCCTCGACAACGTGTACTCGGTGCTGATGTCGACCGCCCGTACCCCACTGCTGGGGCTGCGCGGCGTCTACACGCCGCTGTACGGCTGGGGCGTCGTCGACGCCCAGGCCGCCGTCGCCGCGCCCCGCACCTGACGGTCGCCGGCTGCCGGCCATCCGGGCACCCCGGCTCAGCCGATCTCCGGTTGAGCCGGGGTGTCGCCCGCCGGTGCGACCGGCAGGCCACCGACCACCGACTCGCCGGCGGCGCGACGGAGTGGGCGCTGCCGGGAGAGGTCCTCGGTCTCCTGGACCAGGTAGTGGGGTCGGCGCTTGGTCTCGTAGTAGATCCGGCCGATGTACTCGCCGATCACGCCCAGGATCGCCATCTGGAGGCCGCCGAGACCGATCACGCTGACGATGATCGTGGTGTAGCCGGGGACGTCGATTCCCTTGCTGACGGCGTCCGCGACGACCCACGCCATGTACACCACCGCGATCAGCGTGAGGGACAGTCCGCCGTAGATGGCCAGCCGGAGCGGCCGGTTGTTGAACGACAGCAGCCCGTCGAACGCGTAGTTGAACAGCGTGCCGAACGTCCACCTGCTCCGGCCCGCCCGCCGGGACTCGTTGCGGTGCGCGACCACCACCGTGCGGAAGCCGATCCAGGAGAACAGCCCCTTGGAGAACCGGTTGTACTCCGGCATCGCCAGCACCGCGTCCACCGCGAGCCGGGACAGCAGCCGGAAGTCGCCGGCCCCGTCCAGGAGCCGCACGTCGATCCACCAGTTGACCAGCCGGTAGAAGGAGCGCGAGGCCAGCATCCGCAGGAGCCGGTCGCCGTGCCGGTCCCGGCGGGCGATCACCTGGTCGAAACCCTGCCGGTACAACGCCACCATGTGCGGCAGCAACCGTGGCGGATGCTGCAGGTCGGCGTCCATGATGACGACCGCGTCCCCGCTGGCCCGCTCCAGGCCGGCCAGCATCGCCGCCTCCTTGCCGAAGTTCCGGCTCAGCGACGTGTAGCACACGGACGGGTCGGCGGCGGCGAGCCGGCGCAGCGCCGCGAGGGTGCCGTCCGCGCTGCCGTCGTCGACGTACACCATCTCGAGGTCCACGTCGGACAGCTCCGCGATCGCGGCGGTCACCGCCACGTGCAGCCGTTCCACCGAGGCTTCCTCGTTGTAGCAGGGCACCACGACCGACAGGCGCACGTCCGTCACCCCGCCCGGCCCGAGGTGGCCCGGCCGCCGCGCGGCCCGGCACCGGGGTCACAGCTGATAGACCAGCACACCGTCGATGTCCTCCCGGGTGATGCCCAGCCCGTCGACCGGCCGGGACGCGATGCCCTCCCACGGTGTCCCGGCGGCCCAGCCGGGCAGGGCCACCACGGACCGCACCCCGATGCTCCGCAGGTACGCCACGCTGCCCGGGTCGGGGAAGGCGGCCGTGGCGGCCCGGGTACGCGCCTGGGTGGCGGGCTCGAAACCGGCCAGCCCGTTCGTCACCCGGGGGAAGCCGTGTCGGTCGTCCACGCCATGTAGATCAGGTCGAGCGCGCCGCCGGCGGGCAGCACCAGCGCGGGCTCCGCCGCCGTACGCATCGCGGCCGGCGGCGGCGGCACCTCCGGATGCGGGGTCCGGTTGATTGCCTCCACGCCGACGAGGGCCAGCGGGGTCAGCAGGACCACCGGCGCCAGGAGTCGTGACCAGCGGGCCGACCATCGCCGCACCTCCCCGGCGAGCGCCGTCACCGCGCCCGCCGCCAGCACCGCCAGCAGCAGGCTCGTCCAGTGCATCATCCGGCCCGGCGTGCGCAGCGCGTCCCACCCGGGCAGGTGCTCGGACAGCGTCAGGTAGCCCGGATCTCCGTCGCCACCGAGGGTGGCGCCCAGGCCCAGCAGCACCGTGCCGAGCACGCCGAGCCCGACCGCGATCCGCCGCCGGGCCGGGTACACCGAGAGGAACAGCCCCGCCCCGGCCAGCCCGAGCAGGGTCATCCCGGGCAGCAACGCCATCTCCGGCGGCCAGGTCAACTGGTCCCGGGCGGCGGCGTGCCTCTCGCCCCAGAGCCACGAATCCGCCGGGGCGGTGACGAACCCGATCAGCGGTGGCGAGAAGTGCGTCGTCCAGTCCAGCGTCCGCTCGGCCTGCGGATTGAGGTTCACGACCCGCAGGTAGACGAGGCCCAGCAGCAGCGTCACCGACCCGAAGACGGCACCGCCGGCCAGGTCCGCGACCAGCAGCCGCCGGCCGAACGCCGGTCGTTGCCTCCGCCGCCACCACGACCAGCCGTACCCGCCGGCCGCGACCAGCACCCCGGCGAGCAGGAGGTACACCAGCGGCAGCCCGATGGCGAAGCCCAGGCTGACCTGCCAGGCGGCGACGAGCCACCCCGCCACCGCCCAGCCCGGCCGTCGCCGTTCCGGCCGGTACCCGTGCCGCAGCGACCAGCCGTGGCCGCGGGCCAGCATCGCCAGACACAACGCGATCCCACCGCTGGACAGGATGTTCAGGTGACCGGCGTGCGCGAGACGCCACGGCGCGAACGCCCACGCGAGCCCGGCGAGCGCCCCGCCCCACCGGCCCGCGCCGAGCTGGCGGACCAACGCGTACGCCCCGACGAACGCCAGCGCGTGCACCAGCACGTACATCACGTTGTAGCGGACCAGGGCGGCCTCGAAACCCGAGCCGAGCATCCCCGCCGGGGCGTACCCGAGCAGCGTGTCGCTGTACGCGTACGTGTACCGCTCGGGGAAGAACGTGTTCGAGTGCCACAGGCCGGACGGGTCGTGGAGCAGGGCGTGCCCGCCCCAGGCGAGCTGCCACGCCTGCAGGGTCGGGTCGGCGATGTCGCCGGGGACCGTGCTCGCCGGATGGCGCAGCGTCGGCCAGGTCAGCACGACCGCCAGCAGCAGCCCGCCGAGCACCGCCACCGTCCACTCGTGCCGCAGCCACCGCCAGCGGCCCCACCGGCCGGAGTCTGCGGTGGCGGGAACGTCGTCACGCCCGGCGATCGCGGTGGGTGGCAGCGCGTCGGTGGAACCGGTGGTCATGAAGATAGATGTTCCACGATGTGAGCCGTCTTGTCGATCCACATTCCGAGATTTGGGTCCGCCGACCAGGCAGGCCGCGACCTGCGCCGCGACTCGCACCGGACCACCTCGTGGACGGGTACGGGAAGTGCCCGACGATCGTGCGAGGATCGTCGGACGGCATGTGACCGGACCCGTGCCGCCGCTCCGCCCGCAACCGGCGGCGGGCAGCGCGGCGGCACGGCACCACACCTCGTCCCCTTTGGAGAGCACGATGTCCCTCTCGCCGGCCCGGGTGTTCGCCGCGCTGAGCGCGGTTCGACCGCCCGACCAGCCCTCGCCGGTAGTGAACAAGGCCGTGGTGATCGGCGGCAGTGTCGCCGGGCTGATGGCCGCCCGGGTTCTGTCCGATCACGCCGAGAGCGTCGTCATCATCGACCGTGACGACCTGCACGTGGCCGGCTGGCGGCCAGGCGTGCCGCAGGGGACGCAGTTGCACGCGTTGCTGCCCGGCGGCCTGCTCCAGTTCGAGCGGCTGTTCCCCGGATTTCGGGACCGGGCGATCGCGGAGGGCGCCGTAGAGGCTCCGCCCGTGGCGCGGCGGACCTACCTCGACGGCCGGCTGAAGGTCGTCGTACCCGACGAGGCCGACAGCCTGGCCGGCAGCCGGCCCCTCCTGGAAGGGCTGATCCGTCAGCAGGTGCTCCGACTGCCCAACGTCAAGACCGTCCGTGCCCGCGCCACGGGTCTCGTGTTCGACGGTGCCGTGACGACCGGGGTCCGCTGCGACGTCGGTGGCGCGTCCGGGGTCGAGAGCGGTGACTTCGTGGTGGACGCCATGGGGCGTTCGAGCCGGCTGTCCGGGTGGCTGGAGGAGGCCGGCTGGGACCGGCCCGTGACGCGGCGGATGACCGTGCACCTCAATTACGCGACGGCGCTGTTCCGACGTCGCGAGACGCACCCGGATCTCACGGTCGTCATGGCCCTGAACAGCCCGTGGGTCTCGGCGGACGTGGCCGGCGCGGCGTTCTTCGCGATCGAGGACGGCCGGTGGATGGCCATGATGGCCGGTTACGGGGACAACCGCCCCGGGCACACCGCCGAGGACTTCGTACGCCGGCTGCGGCAGCAGCTTCCACCGGAGTTCGGCGAGGTCGCCGGTTGCGAGATGCTCGGCGACGTGCGGACCTACCGCCATACCGACAGCCGGCGGCGCGAGTTCCACGCGCTGACGCGGTTCCCGGCCGGGCTCGTCAGCGTCGGCGACGCGGTCGCGTCGTTCAACCCGGTGTACGGGCAGGGGATGACCGCGGCGGCGCTGCACGCGGCCTGCCTCTCGATGTACCTGCGGTCGCACCCGGATCCGGCCGTGCCCGCACACCGGTTCTTCGCCCTGCAGAAGGTCGTCGTCGACGCCGCCTGGTCGCTGTCGACCTCCGCCGACCTGGCCCTGCCGCACGTCGACGGGCCCTACCCGCGCGGCTACCGGTTGTCCAGTTGGGTCAGCAGGCAGATCATCGACGCCACCGTCACGGACGTGGGGATCGCGCGGCGGTTCAACGAGGTCGTCTCCATGCGGGAGCACCCCGGGACGCTGGCCACACCGGGCCTGATTCTCGGTGCCCTGCGCGCCAAACTGCGCGCGCGTTGACCGGGGCGCCCGCTCGGCGGGCGCCGCGTCGGGCGGCTGCCGGGGTTCCGCGCGGAACCCGGCAGCCGCCCCCAACCCGGTCAGCGGCCCTGGAGGGCCTTGACGTTGTCGCCGAACGTCCAGCCCTTCGAGCCGTCCCAGTTCAGTGACCAGGTCATCAAGCCCTTCAGGCCACCCCGGTAGGTGTTCCACGCCTGGGCCACCGTCGACGGGGCCATCCAGCCGCCACCGGCGCCGGGCTGTGCCGGCAGGCCGGGCACCTGCTTGTCGTACGGGACGCGGATGGTCGTGCCCTGGATCACCAGGCCGGCGTTGAGGCAGTCGGTCTGGGCGACGAAGCCCTGCACCGTGCCGGCCGGGTACGAGTCACCGGAGCAGCCGTACATGCTGCCGTTGTAGTACTGCATGTTCAGCCACCAGAGCCGGCCGTTGTCGGCGTACCGTTTGATGATCGGCAGGTACGCGCCCCAGATCGACCCGTAGGTCACGCTGCCGCCGGTGACGTACGCCGTCTCCGGCGCCATGGTGAGGCCGAAGGTGGGTGGCATCTGCGCGAGCACCCCGTCGATGATCCGGATCAGGTTCGCCTGCGATGTGGACAGTTGGGTGATGTTCCCGCTGCCGGTGAGACCGGTCTCGATGTCGATGTCGATGCCGTCGAAGTTGTACCGCTTGAGGATCGGCACGACGGTCGCGACGAACCGGTCGGCGACCGCCGCCGAGCTGAGGTCGATCCCGGCGGTGGCGCCGCCGATCGACATCAGGATGGTCAGGCCGGCGGCCTTGGCCCGGCACATCTCGGCGGGGGTGGGCACCCGCACCGTGGCGTCCATCCCGTCCTCCCACAGCACGGTGCCGTCGGCGCGGATCACCGGGAACGCCGCGTTGATGACGTTGTAGCCGTGCGCGGGGATGCGCGAATCGGTGATCGGGATCCAGCCCAGCGGCGGGTGGACGCCGTTCGCCGCGCCGTCCCAGTTCTCCCAGTAGCCCTGGAGCACCTTGCCGGCCGGCTTGGGCTTGCCGGCGCAGGTGTCGGGACCGGGCGGCGTGGGCGTTGCGGTCGGCGTGGGCGTGGGTCTGGGCGTGGCGGTGGGCGTCGGGGTGGGGGAGGGCGGTGGCGTACCGTCGCACGCCCCGAGGTCGGTCCAGAGCGACGGGGTGGCGGCCGGGTTCCAGCCGGCGCCGGGCGGTGGGGTGTGCGCCACCAGCGCCTGGTACGACCGGCCGGCGTAGGTCACCCGGCTGCCGACGGCGTAGCTGACCCCTTCCGCCCAGGCCGGTGCCGTGCAGGCGGCCAGCGTCGTGCTCGGCGCGTCCGTGGCCGCCGCTAAGCTGGCGGCCCGCGGCAGCGCCGCGACGGCGGCGACCAGCGCCGCGCCGGCAACAAGGGCGGGAATCGCCCGTCGAAGTCCCATGGCGTACCTCCTCATCGATTGATGGGAGGCTATCAATTAACTTTGTTAAGGGTTAGCGCGGCGTCCCGGTTCGGGTGCGAGTTTTGGCGGATGGCGTGACCGCCTTCGCCGAGGGCCCAGGTCAGCCGCGCGCCGTGCCCCTCGTGCCCAGCCGTGGGGTTGTGCGGCGTAACGGAATGACGTGTCATTCCTCCATGGCCCGAACCGTCGACCCCCACCGCCGGCAGTCCATCGTCGACGCCGCCCACTCGGTCTTCGCCCGCAAGGGCTACGCCGCCGCCGGCATCGCCGACGTCGCGGGAGAGCTGGGCATCGGTCACGGCACGGTGTACCGGTACTTCGAGAACAAGCGCGACGTCGCCGCCGCGGTGCTGGACCGGGCGCTCGAGCGGATCGCCGCGGTGGTCACGGCGGAGGACGCGACGGCCACCGGCTCCCTGGCCGAGTACCGGGCGCAGGTGGAGCGGATCGGCCACCGGCTGTACGACCTGTTCGCGGCCGATCGGGCGCTCGGCCGTTTGGTCTTCCACGACCTCGGCGCCGTCGACGACGACCTGCGGGAGCGCCTGCACGCCGCCCACGAGACGTTCGCCGAGTACACCGCGGCGTACCTCCGCAACGGGATTGCCAAGGGGTTCCTGCGCCCCGAGCTGGACGTCGACACGACCGCGCGGGTGATCAACGGAATGATCTTCGAGGGCGCCGCCCAGGTCACGCGGACCGACGATCCGCGGCCCCTGCGCGACCGGTGGATACGCGCCGTGGTCGCGCTGATGTTCGACGGAGTCGCCCGGCACGGTGAGCCCGGAGGGAGTGAGCATGGTCCAGGTTGACGTCTTCTGGTCCTACGCGATCGGCGCGGGTTTCGGCGCGGCGGCCGCCCGGGCGGCCGCCGCCGAACCGGTCCGCCCCCTGTTGTCCGACCGTCGGTTCACCACGACGGTGCTGTTCCTGGCGTGTCTCTTCGCCCCCAGCGGGTTGTGGCTGCTGTGGCAGTTCACCGGCTGGGAGACCATGCACGCGGCGGTCGCGCCCGCCGACCTGCCAGCCTGGTTGGTCGCCGCCTTCGCGGTCACCAACGTGACCCAGGGCATCGTCGGGTACGCCGTGGCCCGGCACCTGTGGCGCCGCGGGCACCGGTATCTCTCCTGGCTGCAGATGCCGTTGGGCTACTTCGCGATGTTCTTCGTGTTGGCGTACGGCTGGGACGGCACCGGGTACCGCCGGTTCTTCGCCCCCACCACCGCGGCCTGGCAGGCGGGCTCGGTCGACCCGCTCGCGTTCCTCACCAGCCCGGTGGCCCTCACGCTGTACGGCATGGGGGCGGTCCTGCTCCCGACGATGCTGTGGCTCCAGGCGGGTTGGTGGGCCGGCGACGGGCTCGGCCGGGTGCGGGCGGTGGGCCTGCTGCTGGCCGTGGCCGTCAGCCTCGGGCTCGGCACGGCGGCCGTCGTCAGCATCGCGCTGCACACCCTCGGGGTGCTGCCGGGACTGCTCGCGTGCGCCGTGCTCGTGCCGGGCGCCTTCCATCCGCGGGGGCTCGCCGGGCTACTGGCCCGTCCCTTCCCGCTCGGGACGCGGCGGGCTCCGGCGCCGACCGCGGCCTGAAAGCGCTCCCGCTCACCGATCGCTGTCGGGGATCGACACAGCCACGCGTCGGCGCCCGACGGAGCCCGCGCGAACCGCCGGCCGCGGAACGGGTCCGCCGCTACACCGTGGTCCGGAAACCTGCCGCCGCATCGATCGACATCGCGGCGCCGGATCCATAGACTCCGATCTTTCTGGTGCCACGAGTCCAGGGAGGATCCACGTGCCGAGCGAAACCCGAGCGCACGCCGCTCCGCCGCTGCTGTCCCGCCTCGCCGGCGTCGCGGTGGTGTCCGCCGCGCTGGTCGCCGCGGGCGGCACCGCCGCCATCGCCGCGCCACCCACCGCGACGATGCCCAGCGCGACGACGCCCACGAAGGGGCCGTGCGCGTACACGCCGACGCCGGAGGAGCCGGCGGCCCGGCCGGTGCCGCTGCCACCCGACCCGCGGCGCACGCCCGACCACGGCACCGTCCGGGTCACCCTGCGGACCAACCAGGGCCCGATCGGGCTGACCCTCGACCGGGAGCAGGCGCCGTGCACCGTGCAGAGCTTCCTGCACCTGGTCCGGCACCGGTTCTACGACCGGACCACCTGCCACCGGCTCACCGCGTACCCGACCCTCAAGGTGCTGCAGTGCGGCGACCCGTCCGGCACCGGCTCCGGCGGCCCCGGCTACCGGTACGCCGACGAGCTGCCGACCGACCTGCCGCCGGCGCCGACCGACCCGACCGGGGTCCGCCGGCTCTACGCCCGGGGCACCCTCGCG
This region includes:
- a CDS encoding glycosyl hydrolase family 18 protein, whose product is MGLRRAIPALVAGAALVAAVAALPRAASLAAATDAPSTTLAACTAPAWAEGVSYAVGSRVTYAGRSYQALVAHTPPPGAGWNPAATPSLWTDLGACDGTPPPSPTPTPTATPRPTPTPTATPTPPGPDTCAGKPKPAGKVLQGYWENWDGAANGVHPPLGWIPITDSRIPAHGYNVINAAFPVIRADGTVLWEDGMDATVRVPTPAEMCRAKAAGLTILMSIGGATAGIDLSSAAVADRFVATVVPILKRYNFDGIDIDIETGLTGSGNITQLSTSQANLIRIIDGVLAQMPPTFGLTMAPETAYVTGGSVTYGSIWGAYLPIIKRYADNGRLWWLNMQYYNGSMYGCSGDSYPAGTVQGFVAQTDCLNAGLVIQGTTIRVPYDKQVPGLPAQPGAGGGWMAPSTVAQAWNTYRGGLKGLMTWSLNWDGSKGWTFGDNVKALQGR
- a CDS encoding TetR/AcrR family transcriptional regulator; its protein translation is MARTVDPHRRQSIVDAAHSVFARKGYAAAGIADVAGELGIGHGTVYRYFENKRDVAAAVLDRALERIAAVVTAEDATATGSLAEYRAQVERIGHRLYDLFAADRALGRLVFHDLGAVDDDLRERLHAAHETFAEYTAAYLRNGIAKGFLRPELDVDTTARVINGMIFEGAAQVTRTDDPRPLRDRWIRAVVALMFDGVARHGEPGGSEHGPG
- a CDS encoding NAD(P)/FAD-dependent oxidoreductase, whose product is MSLSPARVFAALSAVRPPDQPSPVVNKAVVIGGSVAGLMAARVLSDHAESVVIIDRDDLHVAGWRPGVPQGTQLHALLPGGLLQFERLFPGFRDRAIAEGAVEAPPVARRTYLDGRLKVVVPDEADSLAGSRPLLEGLIRQQVLRLPNVKTVRARATGLVFDGAVTTGVRCDVGGASGVESGDFVVDAMGRSSRLSGWLEEAGWDRPVTRRMTVHLNYATALFRRRETHPDLTVVMALNSPWVSADVAGAAFFAIEDGRWMAMMAGYGDNRPGHTAEDFVRRLRQQLPPEFGEVAGCEMLGDVRTYRHTDSRRREFHALTRFPAGLVSVGDAVASFNPVYGQGMTAAALHAACLSMYLRSHPDPAVPAHRFFALQKVVVDAAWSLSTSADLALPHVDGPYPRGYRLSSWVSRQIIDATVTDVGIARRFNEVVSMREHPGTLATPGLILGALRAKLRAR
- a CDS encoding glycosyltransferase family 2 protein is translated as MTDVRLSVVVPCYNEEASVERLHVAVTAAIAELSDVDLEMVYVDDGSADGTLAALRRLAAADPSVCYTSLSRNFGKEAAMLAGLERASGDAVVIMDADLQHPPRLLPHMVALYRQGFDQVIARRDRHGDRLLRMLASRSFYRLVNWWIDVRLLDGAGDFRLLSRLAVDAVLAMPEYNRFSKGLFSWIGFRTVVVAHRNESRRAGRSRWTFGTLFNYAFDGLLSFNNRPLRLAIYGGLSLTLIAVVYMAWVVADAVSKGIDVPGYTTIIVSVIGLGGLQMAILGVIGEYIGRIYYETKRRPHYLVQETEDLSRQRPLRRAAGESVVGGLPVAPAGDTPAQPEIG
- a CDS encoding peptidylprolyl isomerase, which translates into the protein MPSETRAHAAPPLLSRLAGVAVVSAALVAAGGTAAIAAPPTATMPSATTPTKGPCAYTPTPEEPAARPVPLPPDPRRTPDHGTVRVTLRTNQGPIGLTLDREQAPCTVQSFLHLVRHRFYDRTTCHRLTAYPTLKVLQCGDPSGTGSGGPGYRYADELPTDLPPAPTDPTGVRRLYARGTLAMANAGPDTNGSQFFLVQSDSALRPNYTVFGTVDEAGLATLDRIAAGGIAATPEDPAPVDGAPALPVEICRAKRGR